In one window of Micromonospora cathayae DNA:
- a CDS encoding PP2C family protein-serine/threonine phosphatase: MTAADVRGCDPGDGRISTPSAARAPAWSADATTRPAQSLPPTQSLPPLDPDRAPTEPDWSEVVEHFREGFVVCDAAGVVRHLSPVAARLLPEITVGELLVAAGITALTGSDDRTDRTDLTHHDRRLRVRRVPLSGRRCCWYVEDVTESVSRADALLAERARSAFLATTGEKLGNPLHPDRAAAATVRLAVPALGDVAVLVLAPRTGRVRWWRAARVDDDVPAVDSGILGVTDLPPAIDEGLAGTEPHAVDWLVDQAAEAGWLPGLAVPDVCARLVPLPGRGAPAGVLLVARRATRRYDEDDVELLRAFASRAGAALTSAALYRDQAEVADTLQASLLPVEPAEAAGVQWGTAYRPAQAGLRIGGDFYGSHPLPDGGSLFYLGDVSGKGVEAAVFTGQLRQCLQALHRVEYHPARLLRLLNDALLETTLANGQGRFATMVLGVVRPHRDGTLTLTMAGGGHLPPLLVRASGAVEPVPLSGMLIGVVPDPRIGEVTVTLAPGETCLLYSDGVTEARGGRRGDELFGVDRLVHAISGCHRMPAPALAERIEQVTSDWLAHGDHDDIAVLAMRAVGAVARGPRHLHAVPDLTAPAPIPQPSGPGRPDRRTYRP, from the coding sequence GTGACTGCTGCCGACGTCAGGGGCTGCGACCCGGGCGACGGACGGATCTCCACGCCGAGTGCCGCACGGGCTCCGGCGTGGTCCGCCGACGCCACGACCCGGCCTGCCCAGTCCCTGCCACCCACGCAGTCCCTGCCGCCCCTGGACCCGGACCGCGCCCCGACCGAACCGGACTGGTCCGAGGTCGTCGAGCACTTCCGGGAGGGCTTCGTCGTCTGCGACGCCGCCGGGGTGGTGCGTCATCTCAGCCCGGTCGCCGCCCGGCTCCTCCCCGAGATCACCGTGGGTGAGCTGCTGGTCGCCGCCGGGATCACCGCCCTGACCGGGTCCGACGACCGCACGGACCGCACCGACCTCACCCACCATGACCGTCGGCTCCGCGTCCGGCGGGTGCCGCTGTCCGGTCGCCGGTGCTGCTGGTACGTCGAGGACGTCACCGAGAGCGTCAGCCGGGCCGACGCCCTGCTCGCCGAGCGGGCCCGGTCGGCGTTCCTGGCCACCACCGGCGAGAAGCTCGGCAACCCGCTGCACCCGGACCGGGCGGCGGCGGCCACGGTCCGGCTCGCCGTACCCGCCCTGGGCGACGTGGCGGTGCTGGTGCTCGCTCCGCGTACCGGACGGGTCCGCTGGTGGCGGGCGGCCCGGGTGGACGACGACGTCCCTGCGGTCGACAGCGGCATCCTCGGCGTCACCGACCTGCCACCCGCGATCGACGAGGGACTGGCCGGGACCGAACCGCACGCGGTGGACTGGCTGGTCGACCAGGCCGCCGAGGCCGGCTGGTTGCCGGGCCTGGCCGTGCCGGACGTCTGCGCCCGCCTGGTTCCACTGCCCGGTCGGGGCGCGCCCGCCGGTGTGCTGCTCGTCGCGCGGCGGGCGACCCGGCGCTACGACGAGGACGACGTCGAGCTGCTCCGCGCGTTCGCCTCCCGGGCCGGCGCGGCGCTGACCTCGGCGGCGCTCTACCGCGACCAGGCCGAGGTCGCCGACACCCTCCAGGCGAGCCTGCTGCCGGTGGAACCGGCCGAGGCGGCCGGCGTGCAGTGGGGCACCGCCTACCGGCCGGCCCAGGCCGGGCTGCGGATCGGCGGCGACTTCTACGGCTCACACCCACTACCCGACGGTGGCTCCCTGTTCTATCTGGGGGACGTGTCGGGCAAGGGCGTGGAGGCGGCGGTCTTCACCGGGCAGTTGCGCCAGTGCCTCCAGGCCCTGCACCGGGTCGAGTACCATCCCGCCCGGCTGCTGCGGCTGCTCAACGACGCGCTGCTGGAGACCACGCTCGCCAACGGCCAGGGCCGCTTCGCCACGATGGTGCTCGGAGTGGTCCGGCCGCACCGCGACGGCACCCTGACCCTGACCATGGCCGGTGGCGGTCACCTGCCGCCCCTGCTGGTGCGGGCCTCCGGAGCGGTGGAACCGGTGCCGCTGAGCGGCATGCTGATCGGCGTGGTGCCCGATCCGCGCATCGGCGAGGTGACGGTGACCCTCGCCCCGGGCGAGACCTGCCTGCTGTACAGCGACGGGGTCACCGAGGCCCGGGGTGGCCGGCGGGGGGACGAGCTGTTCGGCGTGGACCGGTTGGTGCACGCCATCAGCGGCTGCCACCGGATGCCCGCGCCGGCGCTCGCCGAGCGGATCGAGCAGGTGACCAGCGACTGGCTGGCCCACGGCGACCACGACGACATCGCGGTGCTGGCGATGCGGGCGGTCGGCGCCGTCGCCCGAGGCCCCCGGCACCTGCACGCGGTGCCCGACCTGACCGCCCCCGCCCCGATCCCGCAGCCGTCCGGCCCGGGACGCCCCGACCGGAGGACGTACCGACCGTGA
- a CDS encoding response regulator transcription factor encodes MVTDGHALPGRVELRRPDGGPVRVLVVDDESTLTDLLAMALRYEGWQVATAGNGMAALSSARQTRPDVVVLDVMLPDLDGFQVLRRLREQAPNVPVLFLTARDAVQDRIAGLTVGGDDYVTKPFSLEEVIARLRALLRRAGLAVAAREEAVLTVGDLSLDEDSHEVRRGDDLITLTATEFELLRYLMRNPRRVLSKAQILDHVWNYDFGGQANVVELYISYLRKKIDAGREPMIHTLRGAGYVLKPAP; translated from the coding sequence ATGGTGACCGACGGGCATGCGCTTCCGGGCCGGGTCGAGCTGCGCCGTCCGGACGGCGGGCCGGTGCGGGTGCTGGTGGTCGACGACGAGTCCACCCTGACCGACCTGCTCGCCATGGCGCTGCGCTACGAGGGCTGGCAGGTCGCCACCGCCGGCAACGGCATGGCCGCGCTGAGCAGCGCCCGGCAGACCCGCCCGGACGTGGTGGTGCTCGACGTGATGCTGCCCGACCTGGACGGCTTCCAGGTACTGCGCCGGCTGCGCGAGCAGGCCCCGAACGTGCCGGTGCTGTTCCTGACCGCCCGGGACGCGGTGCAGGACCGGATCGCCGGACTGACCGTCGGCGGCGACGACTACGTCACCAAGCCGTTCAGCCTGGAGGAGGTGATCGCCCGGCTGCGGGCCCTGCTGCGCCGGGCCGGGCTGGCCGTCGCGGCCCGCGAGGAGGCCGTCCTCACCGTCGGTGACCTCAGCCTGGACGAGGACAGCCACGAGGTACGCCGGGGCGACGACCTGATCACCCTCACCGCCACCGAGTTCGAGCTGCTCCGCTACCTGATGCGCAACCCGCGCCGGGTGCTCAGCAAGGCGCAGATCCTGGACCACGTCTGGAACTACGACTTCGGCGGCCAGGCCAACGTCGTCGAGCTGTACATCTCGTACCTGCGGAAGAAGATCGACGCCGGCCGCGAGCCGATGATCCACACGCTGCGCGGGGCGGGCTATGTCCTCAAGCCCGCCCCGTGA
- a CDS encoding Scr1 family TA system antitoxin-like transcriptional regulator, producing MNDALRAALYATGQTTESLAERIGVDPKTTMRWLNEGRVPYPRHRAAAAEALGKDIADIWPDTFRKKVPLWFRPWQEIEREAVSLRSYQCMVLPGLLQTERYAREVLAGGGLLPRGEVERHVATRLARQGILNQDDPPQFTAVIDESVLRRPVGGPATMHEQLTALVRACGAPHVRVHVVPSSVGAYAGLNGPFVLAQSPDHRLAGYLDNQLQGQVVSEADELAAILAAWEDVRGEALSHRQSVDLITEVAQTWT from the coding sequence ATGAACGACGCGCTCCGCGCCGCCCTGTACGCCACCGGGCAGACCACCGAATCGCTGGCCGAACGCATCGGCGTCGACCCGAAGACCACCATGCGGTGGCTCAACGAGGGACGCGTTCCGTACCCCCGGCACCGGGCGGCAGCCGCCGAGGCGCTCGGCAAAGACATCGCGGACATCTGGCCGGACACCTTCCGGAAGAAGGTGCCACTCTGGTTCCGTCCGTGGCAGGAGATCGAACGGGAGGCGGTGTCGCTGCGGTCGTACCAGTGCATGGTCCTGCCCGGGTTGCTCCAGACCGAGCGGTACGCGCGGGAGGTGCTGGCCGGCGGCGGGCTGCTCCCCCGGGGCGAGGTGGAGCGGCACGTCGCCACCCGGCTGGCCCGGCAGGGCATCCTCAACCAGGACGACCCGCCGCAGTTCACCGCCGTGATCGACGAATCGGTACTGCGCCGGCCGGTCGGCGGCCCGGCCACCATGCACGAGCAGTTGACCGCGCTGGTCCGGGCGTGCGGAGCCCCGCACGTCCGGGTGCACGTGGTGCCGTCCAGTGTGGGTGCCTACGCCGGGCTCAACGGCCCGTTCGTGCTGGCGCAGAGCCCCGATCACCGGCTGGCCGGCTACCTGGACAACCAGCTCCAGGGTCAGGTGGTCAGCGAGGCGGACGAGTTGGCGGCGATACTGGCTGCGTGGGAGGACGTGCGCGGCGAGGCGTTGTCCCACCGGCAGTCCGTCGACCTGATCACGGAGGTGGCCCAGACATGGACCTGA
- a CDS encoding STAS domain-containing protein, with product MTFTVAYAQGDDGAVCLRLAGELDMSTAPELNAAVDQLIADGHTRLLVDLSELTFCDSTGIAAFVRGDNTAAGLDGWLRLTGATGRVARVLSVTGLAEVLRYDPDADPASHACR from the coding sequence TTGACGTTCACCGTCGCGTACGCCCAGGGGGATGACGGTGCTGTCTGCCTGCGCCTGGCGGGGGAACTCGACATGAGCACCGCGCCCGAGCTCAACGCGGCAGTCGACCAGCTCATCGCCGACGGACACACCCGCCTGCTGGTCGACCTGAGCGAGCTGACCTTCTGCGACTCCACCGGCATCGCCGCCTTCGTCCGGGGCGACAACACCGCCGCCGGGCTCGACGGCTGGTTGCGGCTCACCGGGGCCACCGGACGGGTCGCCCGGGTACTCAGCGTGACCGGACTGGCCGAGGTGCTCCGCTACGATCCCGATGCCGACCCGGCCTCACACGCCTGCCGGTGA
- a CDS encoding OsmC family protein, protein MSDPGSWFHEAMATAEGGHVHTDDGGLSTALASPLAPHCTGLTPEQLLAAAFASCLHHAAVEAAKEITDEAHTVQVRAEVKLGRADDGRYQADVHASISSIGLSREQLAGLVEQADRLWPFSTSDLSRHRLTVTAAENGRR, encoded by the coding sequence ATGTCGGATCCGGGTTCGTGGTTCCACGAGGCGATGGCGACCGCCGAGGGCGGTCACGTACACACCGACGACGGTGGGTTGTCGACGGCGCTGGCGTCCCCGCTCGCGCCACACTGCACCGGGCTCACCCCGGAGCAGCTGCTCGCGGCGGCGTTCGCCTCGTGTCTGCACCACGCGGCGGTCGAGGCGGCCAAGGAGATCACCGACGAGGCGCACACGGTGCAGGTACGCGCCGAGGTCAAGTTGGGTCGGGCCGACGACGGCCGGTACCAGGCCGACGTGCACGCCTCGATCTCGTCCATCGGGTTGAGCCGGGAGCAGCTCGCCGGCCTGGTGGAGCAGGCCGACCGGCTGTGGCCGTTCTCGACCAGTGACCTGAGCCGGCACCGGCTCACCGTCACCGCAGCGGAGAACGGTCGCCGCTGA
- a CDS encoding FAD:protein FMN transferase, whose protein sequence is MDTIDGVREARWSHRGRPVRVAVTGVDRPTTARRVVAGALAALDRITAPGRGELARVHRAAGRPVPVGPLLRELVTVALEAARISDGDCDPTIGAARIRLAARVGPLPVCGSGSGVPLPDAGDWRSVSLRGDRLTVPPTLLLMLGGTATAYLAQRCAEQIAQRSAGGVLVAVGSRVATAGPAPSGGWPVPVDGRTVGLNGGGLATASARDPDGRGVLDPRTGRVPDSPWEAVTVAAPDAVRAATFAVSALVRGADGPDWLTERDCAWWVTPRPGSTHPPVPVGR, encoded by the coding sequence ATGGACACCATCGATGGGGTACGCGAGGCGCGCTGGTCACATCGGGGGCGTCCGGTCCGGGTGGCGGTGACCGGGGTGGACCGGCCCACCACCGCCCGGCGGGTGGTCGCCGGGGCCCTCGCCGCCCTGGACCGGATCACCGCGCCGGGGCGGGGCGAACTGGCCCGGGTGCACCGGGCGGCGGGCCGGCCGGTGCCGGTCGGACCGCTGCTACGGGAGCTGGTCACCGTCGCGCTGGAGGCGGCCCGGATCAGTGACGGCGACTGCGACCCGACGATCGGCGCGGCCCGGATCCGGTTGGCCGCCCGGGTCGGCCCGCTGCCGGTCTGCGGCTCCGGCAGCGGCGTCCCGCTGCCCGACGCCGGTGACTGGCGGTCGGTGTCGCTGCGCGGTGACCGGCTGACCGTACCGCCGACGCTGCTGCTGATGTTGGGCGGGACGGCGACGGCGTACCTGGCGCAGCGGTGCGCGGAACAGATCGCGCAGCGGTCGGCGGGTGGGGTGCTGGTGGCGGTCGGGTCCCGGGTGGCGACGGCCGGGCCGGCCCCCTCCGGTGGCTGGCCGGTGCCGGTCGACGGTCGCACGGTGGGGCTCAACGGCGGTGGGCTGGCTACCGCGTCGGCGCGTGACCCGGACGGCAGGGGCGTCCTCGATCCGCGTACCGGCCGGGTGCCCGACTCGCCGTGGGAGGCGGTGACGGTGGCCGCCCCGGACGCGGTACGCGCGGCCACGTTCGCCGTCAGCGCGTTGGTGCGGGGTGCGGACGGCCCCGACTGGCTGACCGAACGGGACTGCGCGTGGTGGGTCACGCCCCGGCCGGGATCGACCCACCCGCCGGTGCCGGTGGGCCGCTGA
- a CDS encoding response regulator produces the protein MGVDTPSPVRILVVDDDPGDVLMIEEALEDSDVDKIIDVVSDGQEAMEFLRQEGRHTDAKRPDVILLDLNMPRMDGRQVLGEVKSDPDLRTIPIVVLTTSNADTDIVGSYTLQANAYVTKPIDLDDFNDVVRRIDEFFGRVVVLPKRS, from the coding sequence ATGGGCGTAGACACGCCGAGCCCCGTTCGGATCCTGGTGGTGGACGACGACCCGGGTGACGTGCTCATGATCGAGGAGGCCCTGGAGGACTCCGACGTCGACAAGATCATCGACGTGGTCAGCGACGGCCAGGAGGCGATGGAGTTCCTCCGCCAGGAGGGCCGGCACACCGACGCCAAGCGCCCCGACGTCATCCTCCTGGACCTGAACATGCCCCGGATGGACGGCCGGCAGGTGCTCGGCGAGGTCAAGAGCGACCCGGATCTGCGTACCATTCCGATCGTGGTGCTGACCACCTCCAACGCGGACACCGACATCGTCGGCAGCTACACCCTCCAGGCGAACGCGTACGTGACGAAGCCGATCGACCTGGACGACTTCAACGACGTGGTGCGCCGGATCGACGAGTTCTTCGGCCGCGTCGTGGTGCTGCCCAAGCGTTCCTGA
- a CDS encoding flavin reductase, with translation MRARPHVAARPSWRCRVCGAPWPCSPARLRLLVEYRGNRPTLLIHLALLLEEAATDLPGTHPDAPDLTTRFLGWARAR, from the coding sequence GTGAGGGCCCGGCCGCACGTCGCCGCGCGGCCGTCCTGGCGGTGCCGGGTCTGCGGCGCGCCGTGGCCCTGCTCACCGGCCCGGCTGCGGTTGCTCGTCGAGTACCGGGGCAACCGCCCCACCCTGCTGATCCACCTCGCCCTGCTGCTGGAGGAGGCCGCCACCGACCTGCCCGGCACCCACCCGGACGCCCCCGACCTGACCACCCGTTTCCTCGGCTGGGCACGTGCTCGTTGA
- a CDS encoding DUF397 domain-containing protein, producing the protein MDLTGARWRTSSRSSGNGGDCVEVADNLPDVIGVRDSKDPHGPALTFSPTAWRAFLTRYAVRD; encoded by the coding sequence ATGGACCTGACCGGCGCACGGTGGCGCACCAGCAGTCGCAGCAGCGGCAACGGCGGCGACTGCGTCGAGGTGGCCGACAACCTGCCCGACGTGATCGGCGTACGGGACAGCAAGGACCCGCACGGCCCGGCGCTGACCTTCTCCCCCACCGCCTGGCGGGCCTTCCTCACCCGGTACGCCGTACGCGACTGA
- a CDS encoding STAS domain-containing protein → MSIDDSDSGAPLVSVAGDLDFTTAAPLRTALDHLLAARPAAIVLDFGGLLFIDSTGLAVIVHAWREGHQQGTAIHLRDTPRFLDTILDITGVNGLLVRPPRADTGDRSASSTA, encoded by the coding sequence ATGTCGATCGATGACTCCGATTCCGGGGCACCCCTGGTCAGCGTCGCGGGCGACCTCGACTTCACCACCGCGGCACCGCTGCGGACGGCGCTCGACCATCTGCTGGCCGCCCGGCCGGCGGCCATCGTGCTGGACTTCGGCGGGCTGCTCTTCATCGACAGCACCGGCCTGGCGGTCATCGTGCACGCCTGGCGCGAGGGCCACCAGCAGGGTACGGCGATCCACCTCCGCGACACGCCCCGGTTCCTGGACACCATCCTCGACATCACCGGCGTCAACGGCCTGCTCGTCCGGCCGCCCCGGGCGGATACCGGCGACCGGTCCGCCAGCAGCACCGCATAG
- a CDS encoding STAS domain-containing protein — protein sequence MPRQLLTIEVSRLADRHARLRLTGELDFDTAPQLIRAAGQAQAEGYDELTVDLTGVTLCDSSGLSAFVVIYRAGPGSVRLTGMNEQIQQLLARTGLAELLSAGRAGDDEVREVG from the coding sequence ATGCCCCGTCAGTTGTTGACCATCGAGGTGAGCCGGCTCGCAGACCGGCACGCCCGGTTGCGGCTGACCGGTGAACTCGACTTCGACACCGCTCCGCAGCTGATCCGGGCGGCCGGGCAGGCCCAGGCCGAGGGGTACGACGAACTCACCGTCGACCTGACCGGGGTCACCCTGTGTGACTCGTCCGGGTTGAGCGCGTTCGTGGTGATCTACCGGGCCGGGCCCGGGTCGGTCCGGCTCACCGGGATGAACGAGCAGATCCAGCAGTTGCTGGCCCGCACCGGCTTGGCCGAACTTCTCTCCGCCGGCCGGGCCGGCGACGACGAGGTGCGCGAGGTCGGCTGA
- a CDS encoding SDR family oxidoreductase: MRQQRGGTAGPLAGRVVLVTGAARGIGEHTARVAAARGARVSLVGLEPDRLAALAAELGEGHVWFPADVTDQAGLTRAVDGTIAALGGIDAVVANAGVANRGTLAVGDLDAMVRTVEVNLVGVMRTAAATVDALIARRGYLLIVSSAAAFAAPPGMAAYCASKAGAESFGTSIRLELAHHGVAVGTAHPSWIDTDLVREARTDLPAVAELLARLPWPMRKTTSVRECAAAFVRAIERRQRRVYVPRAVGLLQAGRSVLVSPLADRVMARHARRAVPELEAQVRALGRGFGVSTALPGSPGTALPDGPGPARPDGRAVNRRNDPGPAPGADPAAD, translated from the coding sequence GTGCGCCAGCAACGAGGCGGTACGGCCGGTCCGCTCGCCGGTCGGGTGGTCCTGGTGACCGGGGCGGCCCGGGGCATCGGCGAGCACACCGCCCGGGTCGCCGCCGCCCGGGGTGCCCGGGTGTCCCTGGTCGGGCTGGAGCCGGACCGCCTCGCCGCCCTGGCGGCCGAGCTGGGCGAGGGGCACGTCTGGTTTCCCGCCGACGTCACCGACCAGGCCGGCCTGACCCGGGCCGTGGACGGCACCATCGCGGCGCTGGGCGGGATCGACGCGGTGGTCGCCAACGCCGGAGTGGCGAACCGGGGAACCCTCGCGGTCGGGGACCTCGACGCGATGGTGCGTACCGTCGAGGTGAACCTGGTCGGGGTGATGCGGACGGCGGCGGCGACGGTCGACGCGCTGATCGCCCGGCGCGGGTACCTGCTGATCGTCTCGTCGGCGGCGGCGTTCGCCGCGCCGCCCGGGATGGCCGCGTACTGCGCGTCGAAGGCCGGGGCGGAGAGTTTCGGCACCTCGATCCGGTTGGAGCTGGCCCACCACGGGGTCGCCGTCGGCACCGCACACCCCTCCTGGATCGACACCGACCTGGTCCGGGAGGCCCGGACCGACCTGCCGGCCGTCGCGGAGCTGCTGGCGCGGCTGCCCTGGCCGATGCGGAAGACCACGTCGGTACGGGAGTGCGCGGCGGCGTTCGTCCGGGCCATCGAGCGGCGGCAGCGCCGGGTGTACGTGCCCCGGGCGGTCGGTCTGCTCCAGGCGGGACGGTCGGTGCTGGTCAGCCCGCTGGCGGACCGGGTGATGGCCCGGCACGCCCGCCGGGCGGTACCCGAGCTGGAGGCGCAGGTACGGGCCCTGGGGCGCGGCTTCGGGGTGAGCACGGCGTTGCCCGGCAGCCCCGGTACGGCGTTGCCCGACGGCCCCGGCCCGGCGCGACCCGACGGGCGGGCTGTGAACCGGAGGAACGACCCCGGCCCCGCCCCGGGAGCCGACCCGGCCGCTGACTGA
- a CDS encoding serine/threonine-protein kinase, protein MRTLDGRYRLEQRIGVGGMSEVWRAHDVVLDRTVAVKLISPGHHDGPTSVERIRAEARSAARLVHPNVASVHDFGTAVTGTGQQVPYIVMELAEGETLAAHVRSGPLDWRIAVRVCAEVSAALAAAHAHGIVHRDVKPANVVLTPAGVKVLDFGIATTSGTADELPAGMVVGTPAYLAPEQLAQRPATTAADMYAVGVLLYYCLTGRLPYPASTATQLLGTRRRQPPEPLPAVEGLPAEVADLCRSCLAEDPSDRPTSLFAALVLAEAVDARVYVPLATVVPRQRTAAPVSPWTERAATAPTEMAVVDPGGGTES, encoded by the coding sequence ATGAGGACGCTGGACGGGCGGTACCGGCTCGAACAGCGCATCGGCGTCGGTGGCATGTCGGAGGTCTGGCGGGCCCACGACGTGGTGCTGGACCGGACGGTGGCGGTGAAGCTGATCTCGCCCGGCCACCACGACGGCCCGACCTCGGTGGAGCGGATCCGGGCCGAAGCGCGCTCGGCGGCCCGGCTGGTGCACCCGAACGTGGCGAGCGTGCACGACTTCGGCACCGCCGTCACCGGCACCGGGCAGCAGGTGCCGTACATCGTGATGGAGTTGGCCGAGGGGGAGACGCTGGCCGCGCACGTCCGCTCCGGGCCGCTGGACTGGCGGATCGCGGTGCGGGTCTGCGCCGAGGTGAGCGCGGCGCTGGCCGCCGCACACGCCCACGGCATCGTGCACAGGGACGTGAAGCCGGCCAACGTGGTGCTCACCCCGGCCGGGGTGAAGGTGCTGGACTTCGGCATCGCCACCACCAGTGGCACGGCTGACGAGCTGCCGGCGGGCATGGTGGTCGGCACCCCGGCGTACCTCGCGCCGGAGCAGTTGGCGCAGCGGCCGGCCACCACCGCAGCCGACATGTACGCGGTGGGGGTGCTGCTCTACTACTGCCTCACCGGTCGGCTGCCGTACCCGGCGTCGACGGCGACGCAGCTGTTGGGCACCCGCCGCCGTCAGCCGCCGGAGCCGCTGCCGGCGGTGGAGGGGTTACCGGCGGAGGTGGCCGACCTGTGCCGGAGCTGTCTGGCCGAGGATCCGTCGGACCGGCCGACCAGTCTGTTCGCCGCGCTGGTGCTCGCCGAAGCGGTCGACGCCCGGGTGTACGTGCCGTTGGCCACCGTGGTGCCCCGGCAGCGGACCGCCGCCCCCGTCTCCCCGTGGACCGAACGGGCCGCCACCGCACCGACCGAGATGGCCGTGGTGGATCCGGGCGGCGGCACGGAGAGCTGA
- a CDS encoding methyltransferase domain-containing protein gives MSGLAGLTAAPDQIAYMDAAARTPVGLDYKQRLLAALDVRPGQTAVDLGCGPGTDLASLADAVGPDGTVIGVDHEPRMLAEATDRHADRPNVELRAGDLRDLPLADASVDRLRVDRVLQHVPEPERAFAEARRVLRPGGLFGMAEPDWDTLAVADEDVTTSRRFARFNASRVRNATMGRQMVRLADAAGFRIRSVEPVAVLFRDFGTADQILGLRRNSTRAVAAGELAEADVDAWLHRLATGPLLAGFTFYLVVAGS, from the coding sequence ATGAGTGGACTCGCCGGCCTGACCGCCGCTCCGGACCAGATCGCGTACATGGACGCCGCCGCCCGTACCCCGGTGGGCCTCGACTACAAGCAGCGCCTGCTCGCCGCGCTCGACGTACGGCCCGGCCAGACGGCGGTGGACCTGGGCTGCGGGCCCGGTACCGACCTGGCGTCGCTGGCCGACGCGGTCGGCCCGGACGGCACGGTGATCGGGGTCGACCACGAGCCCCGGATGCTGGCCGAGGCGACCGACCGGCACGCCGACCGCCCCAACGTCGAGCTGCGGGCCGGTGACCTGCGCGACCTGCCGCTGGCCGACGCCAGTGTGGACCGGCTCCGGGTGGACCGGGTGCTGCAACACGTACCCGAGCCGGAGCGGGCGTTCGCGGAGGCCCGGCGGGTACTACGGCCGGGCGGCCTGTTCGGTATGGCCGAGCCGGACTGGGACACCCTCGCCGTCGCCGACGAGGACGTCACCACCAGTCGACGGTTCGCCCGGTTCAACGCCAGCCGGGTCCGCAACGCCACCATGGGCCGCCAGATGGTACGGCTGGCCGACGCGGCCGGGTTCCGGATCCGGTCGGTCGAACCGGTCGCGGTGCTGTTCCGCGACTTCGGCACCGCCGACCAGATCCTCGGACTGCGGCGCAACTCGACGCGGGCGGTGGCCGCCGGTGAGCTGGCCGAGGCGGACGTGGACGCGTGGCTGCACCGGCTGGCGACCGGGCCGCTGCTCGCCGGCTTCACCTTCTACCTGGTCGTCGCCGGGTCCTGA
- a CDS encoding cobalamin B12-binding domain-containing protein, whose amino-acid sequence MTSPATVDLTAAYPAYLACLEEADEYAAVDMVTGLLDRGVPAEPILLDLVAPAQAEVGERWARNEWSVAQEHAATHISDRVVAAVSAYASPRPSRGHVVVACMDGEWHALPARLVAEVLRLRGWQVTFLGASVPAAHLVGYLQRHDAHAVALACALPMRLPHAHRMIEACRRSDVPVLVGGRGFGADGRWARRLGVAWAPDALAAAALVADERALRRVPAADLAHLADDEYAGLLRRRAELIDSALVDLRDRSPGVANYDAAQLDATISDLGHIVDFLAAAVYVDDVRLFTDFVGWLAAILSSRGVPVASVTQTLEHFSQALRDFPRAGRFLDASRSVATVSPALSRS is encoded by the coding sequence GTGACCAGTCCCGCGACCGTCGACCTGACCGCCGCCTATCCGGCCTACCTGGCGTGCCTGGAGGAAGCCGACGAGTACGCGGCGGTGGACATGGTGACCGGTCTGCTCGACCGGGGGGTGCCGGCCGAGCCGATCCTGCTCGACCTGGTCGCCCCGGCCCAGGCCGAGGTGGGGGAACGCTGGGCGCGCAACGAGTGGAGCGTGGCGCAGGAACACGCCGCGACCCACATCAGCGACCGGGTGGTGGCCGCCGTGTCCGCGTACGCCAGCCCGCGTCCGTCCCGCGGCCACGTGGTGGTGGCCTGCATGGACGGGGAGTGGCACGCGCTGCCGGCCCGGCTGGTGGCGGAGGTGCTCCGGCTGCGCGGTTGGCAGGTCACCTTCCTCGGGGCGAGCGTTCCCGCCGCCCACCTGGTCGGGTACCTGCAACGGCACGACGCGCACGCGGTCGCGCTGGCCTGCGCGCTGCCGATGCGGCTGCCGCACGCCCACCGGATGATCGAGGCGTGCCGGCGGTCCGACGTGCCGGTGCTGGTCGGTGGTCGCGGCTTCGGCGCGGACGGGCGGTGGGCCCGGCGGCTGGGGGTGGCCTGGGCTCCGGACGCGCTGGCGGCGGCGGCGCTGGTCGCCGACGAGCGGGCGTTGCGGCGGGTGCCGGCGGCCGACCTGGCGCACCTGGCCGACGACGAGTACGCCGGTCTGCTCCGTCGCCGCGCCGAGCTGATCGACTCGGCGCTGGTCGATCTGCGGGACCGCTCCCCCGGGGTGGCGAACTACGACGCCGCGCAGCTCGACGCGACCATCAGCGACCTCGGCCACATCGTCGACTTCCTCGCCGCCGCCGTCTATGTGGACGACGTCCGACTGTTCACCGATTTCGTCGGGTGGCTGGCGGCGATCCTGTCCAGTCGCGGCGTGCCGGTGGCGTCGGTGACGCAGACTCTGGAACACTTCTCACAGGCGCTGCGGGACTTTCCCCGGGCCGGTCGGTTCCTCGACGCCAGCCGGAGCGTGGCGACGGTCTCCCCGGCGCTCAGCCGGAGCTGA